One segment of Anatilimnocola aggregata DNA contains the following:
- a CDS encoding alpha/beta hydrolase, translated as MKTALVALLLASSTLAAEPVVKKDVRYTNSQHERHVLDVYAPSGAKNLPIVFWIHGGGWQAGDKSQVQLKPQAFADAGFVFVSTNYRLWPTVKIEEMAADIAQGIRWTHDHAAELGGNGNKIYVMGHSAGAQLAALVCTDDRLLKKEGLSLEIIRGCVPVDGDTYDVPLQIATVEERRANIYKNKFGNEASQRDLSPLTHVAKGKHIPPFLLLHVADHPEVKMQAIKLAEALQKAGVPAQAFAAKDKNHTTINAELGQPDDAPTKALWEFVKQK; from the coding sequence ATGAAGACCGCGCTGGTGGCTTTGTTACTCGCTTCATCCACGCTCGCGGCGGAGCCCGTCGTGAAGAAGGATGTCCGCTACACAAATTCGCAGCACGAGCGGCATGTGCTCGATGTGTACGCACCATCCGGCGCGAAGAATTTGCCGATTGTGTTTTGGATTCATGGCGGCGGCTGGCAGGCGGGCGATAAGAGCCAGGTGCAACTGAAGCCGCAGGCGTTTGCCGATGCGGGCTTTGTGTTTGTCTCGACCAACTATCGACTGTGGCCCACGGTGAAGATCGAAGAGATGGCTGCGGACATTGCCCAGGGAATTCGCTGGACTCACGATCACGCAGCGGAACTGGGCGGGAATGGCAACAAGATCTATGTGATGGGACATTCTGCCGGCGCGCAATTGGCAGCGTTAGTTTGCACCGACGACCGCCTGCTGAAGAAAGAAGGGCTGTCGCTAGAGATCATTCGAGGCTGCGTGCCAGTCGATGGAGATACCTACGACGTACCGCTGCAAATTGCGACCGTCGAAGAGCGGCGGGCCAACATCTACAAGAACAAGTTTGGCAACGAAGCCAGCCAGCGCGATTTGTCCCCGCTCACGCACGTCGCCAAGGGCAAGCACATTCCTCCTTTCCTGCTGCTGCACGTGGCTGACCATCCAGAAGTGAAGATGCAGGCGATCAAGCTGGCCGAAGCGTTGCAAAAAGCAGGCGTTCCGGCCCAAGCCTTTGCCGCGAAAGACAAGAACCACACCACCATCAACGCCGAACTCGGTCAACCCGACGATGCGCCGACAAAAGCGCTGTGGGAATTTGTGAAGCAGAAGTAA
- a CDS encoding 3-ketoacyl-ACP reductase, which yields MSAVSTVSSRPVAIVTGGSRGIGRSIAERLAADGFAVVINYFSRRDAADEVAAAIQSTGGDAFVVQADIGVTADRQRLVAETLQHFGRLDALVNNAGITSPGRKDLLEATEESWDQVFATNLKGPFFLAQGAAREMVRLVQAATIERATIINISSISAFAVSTNRADYCMAKAAMQMMTWLLATRLADDQIRVYEVCPGVIASDMTAPVQEKYDKLIADGMSPIRRWGQPGDVAAAVSMLAGGTLPFSTGERIHIDGGFHIRRL from the coding sequence ATGTCTGCTGTCAGCACTGTTTCTTCTCGTCCCGTCGCCATCGTCACCGGTGGCAGTCGTGGCATTGGCCGCTCGATTGCCGAGCGGCTTGCTGCCGACGGCTTCGCGGTGGTTATTAACTATTTCAGTCGTCGCGATGCTGCGGACGAAGTGGCGGCGGCCATCCAATCCACCGGGGGTGACGCCTTTGTCGTGCAGGCCGATATCGGCGTCACCGCAGATCGCCAGCGCCTGGTCGCCGAAACGCTGCAGCACTTCGGCCGGCTTGATGCGCTGGTGAATAACGCGGGCATCACGTCACCGGGGCGCAAGGATCTGCTCGAAGCGACGGAAGAGAGTTGGGACCAGGTCTTCGCGACCAATCTCAAAGGGCCTTTCTTTCTCGCGCAAGGTGCTGCGCGCGAGATGGTTCGCCTGGTGCAAGCGGCCACGATCGAGCGCGCGACGATTATCAACATTTCATCGATCTCGGCGTTTGCCGTGTCGACCAATCGCGCCGATTACTGCATGGCAAAAGCGGCCATGCAAATGATGACCTGGTTGCTCGCCACTCGCCTGGCCGACGACCAAATTCGCGTCTACGAAGTTTGCCCTGGCGTGATCGCCAGCGACATGACCGCTCCCGTACAGGAAAAGTACGACAAACTGATTGCCGACGGCATGTCCCCCATTCGTCGCTGGGGGCAGCCCGGCGATGTCGCGGCTGCGGTCAGCATGCTCGCCGGAGGCACGTTGCCCTTTAGCACGGGCGAACGAATTCACATCGATGGCGGCTTTCACATTCGACGGTTGTAG
- a CDS encoding glycosyltransferase, translating into MIATWQLERNTALLTPDPQADEPLLILIPVFNDWSVVSLLLPKIDAALQAAQRTCEVLLVDDGSTLPAEGALNLPDFEAIQTVDILELARNLGHQRAIAIGLTWIRDHRPTRTVVVTDGDGEDNPADIPRLLERFDETGKRKIVFGARTRRSEHWTFQVGYRSYQLLHLVLTGQRVRVGNFSVIPPRAVARLAVISEVWNHYAAAVFNSRIEYDMVPSARCKRLGGASKMNFISLVVHGLSALSIFSHVIGVRLLIATMVLICGTLVGFGLAAGMSAIEGQSMPAWIPLLMILMLAILAQQAFLAVAFILQVLSSRQGTSFVPLRDYHCFVAQLHSVYRRS; encoded by the coding sequence ATGATCGCCACGTGGCAACTCGAGCGCAACACAGCGCTACTTACTCCTGATCCGCAAGCCGACGAGCCGCTGCTGATTTTGATACCGGTCTTTAACGACTGGAGTGTCGTCAGCTTGCTCTTGCCAAAGATTGATGCCGCCCTGCAGGCAGCCCAGCGGACGTGCGAAGTGCTGCTGGTCGACGATGGTTCGACCCTGCCCGCCGAAGGTGCGCTGAATCTGCCCGATTTCGAAGCGATTCAAACGGTCGATATTCTGGAACTCGCGCGGAACCTGGGGCATCAACGGGCAATTGCGATTGGCCTGACGTGGATACGCGATCATCGGCCGACGCGCACCGTCGTGGTGACCGATGGCGACGGTGAGGATAATCCCGCCGATATTCCCCGCTTGCTCGAAAGGTTCGATGAAACGGGCAAACGCAAGATCGTGTTTGGCGCTCGCACCCGCCGCAGCGAACACTGGACCTTTCAGGTCGGTTATCGCAGCTATCAGTTGCTCCACCTGGTTCTCACCGGCCAGCGCGTGCGAGTGGGCAACTTCAGCGTGATTCCGCCGCGGGCTGTCGCGCGGCTCGCGGTCATTAGCGAAGTCTGGAATCACTACGCGGCGGCGGTATTTAACTCGCGCATCGAGTACGACATGGTGCCCAGTGCGCGCTGCAAGCGCTTGGGTGGCGCGTCAAAAATGAACTTCATTTCGCTGGTGGTGCACGGCCTGAGTGCGCTGTCGATCTTCAGTCACGTGATCGGTGTGCGACTGCTCATTGCCACGATGGTTCTGATCTGCGGTACGCTCGTCGGGTTTGGACTGGCGGCCGGAATGAGCGCGATCGAAGGGCAATCAATGCCAGCGTGGATTCCGCTGCTGATGATCCTCATGCTCGCGATTCTCGCGCAGCAAGCGTTTCTCGCAGTGGCCTTCATCCTGCAGGTTCTCAGCAGTCGTCAGGGAACAAGCTTTGTTCCGCTCCGCGACTATCACTGCTTTGTCGCGCAACTTCACTCCGTTTATCGCCGGTCGTAA
- a CDS encoding class I SAM-dependent methyltransferase, which translates to MTTIYTVAPASNEPYVGTELELFSRAVNWKAYVHRQIAPYLGSRVLEVGAGIGTTTLAQCRKPHTAWLCLEPDRGQVAQIDGLIERRELPACCTTFAGFIADLPASELYDSILYMDVLEHIEHDAAEAARAAEHLLPGGYLIALCPAHQSLYSPFDRAIGHYRRYSRRSLAAAIPSSLQRVSLRYLDSVGLCASFANRLLLKQSMPTPRQIAVWDSYFVRTSRWLDPLLCYSLGKSVLGIWQKPA; encoded by the coding sequence ATGACAACCATTTACACGGTCGCACCGGCCAGCAATGAACCCTATGTGGGTACCGAGTTGGAACTCTTCTCGCGCGCGGTGAATTGGAAGGCTTACGTTCATCGGCAAATAGCGCCCTATCTCGGTTCGCGCGTGCTCGAAGTGGGCGCGGGTATCGGCACCACCACCTTGGCTCAATGCCGCAAGCCGCACACTGCCTGGCTCTGCCTGGAACCAGACCGCGGACAAGTGGCGCAGATTGACGGACTGATCGAGCGGCGCGAATTGCCGGCCTGTTGCACCACGTTCGCTGGTTTCATCGCCGATTTGCCTGCCAGCGAGCTTTACGATTCCATCCTGTATATGGACGTGCTCGAGCATATCGAACATGATGCCGCCGAAGCCGCGCGGGCAGCGGAGCACTTGTTGCCCGGCGGGTACCTGATCGCGCTCTGCCCAGCACATCAGTCGTTGTATTCACCCTTCGATCGAGCGATTGGTCACTATCGCCGCTACTCACGTCGCTCATTAGCGGCAGCGATTCCGAGTTCGCTGCAACGAGTATCGCTGCGTTATCTCGATAGCGTCGGTCTGTGCGCTTCGTTTGCTAATCGCCTCTTGCTGAAGCAAAGCATGCCGACACCGCGGCAGATTGCTGTGTGGGATTCGTACTTTGTGCGCACCTCGCGCTGGCTCGATCCGCTCCTTTGCTATTCGCTCGGCAAGAGCGTGCTCGGGATCTGGCAAAAACCGGCCTAA
- a CDS encoding plasmid pRiA4b ORF-3 family protein: protein MEKKKSTKSRVTSRTQRKKLPASGDEPAGKTVYQFKITLRGIKPAIWRRIQVENCTLERLHEHIQMAMGWTNSHLHQFEIAGRYCGDPDLLEDLFEELDFLDSTQTLISQILPPTKKKFAFKYEYDFGDGWEHEILYEGSVLAEAANKYPVCLAGERACPPEDVGGIWGYQNFLAARADPKHEEHEEMMDWYGQEYSPEIFDAATATQRMNQSYPEWRIM from the coding sequence ATGGAGAAAAAGAAATCGACGAAGTCCCGCGTTACATCTCGGACGCAAAGAAAGAAATTGCCGGCGAGTGGCGACGAACCGGCCGGTAAGACGGTATATCAATTCAAGATCACGCTACGCGGTATCAAACCGGCCATCTGGCGGCGGATCCAAGTGGAGAATTGCACGCTCGAAAGATTGCACGAGCATATCCAGATGGCCATGGGCTGGACGAACTCGCATTTGCATCAGTTCGAAATCGCAGGCCGATACTGCGGCGACCCAGACCTGCTGGAAGACCTTTTCGAGGAACTCGATTTCCTCGATTCTACGCAGACGTTGATTAGCCAAATTCTGCCGCCGACAAAGAAAAAGTTCGCTTTCAAATACGAATATGACTTCGGCGACGGTTGGGAGCATGAAATCTTGTACGAAGGTTCGGTTCTGGCCGAAGCAGCCAACAAGTATCCCGTTTGCCTGGCAGGAGAGCGGGCTTGTCCGCCCGAAGATGTGGGCGGTATTTGGGGCTATCAGAATTTCCTTGCTGCCAGGGCGGATCCCAAGCATGAAGAGCACGAGGAGATGATGGATTGGTATGGTCAGGAATATTCGCCCGAGATTTTTGATGCCGCGACTGCAACCCAGAGAATGAACCAGAGTTATCCGGAGTGGCGAATCATGTGA
- a CDS encoding MFS transporter, whose product MKQSNPDASPIAVNEPLPVPATPGGYFSAMIVVCAAALVMAATIPGRTQGLALITNRLLSDFPQLTDDQFSWINFWATIIGGLFCVPCGWLLDRVAPKYIVLATMGTLALVTIGMSTATDARTLGIYITLTRGLGQSMLSVVSITLMAKWFRKDSSVAMGSYAVVMTMLMVVGFGLLQGKVVTAGWRPMWASLGWALLMMTPIAALFSWPVTAGRQAADAAAVPSGSASLRKALGTSCFWVFSLSISLFGLVSSGVSLYQVKIFDSIGLDEKVFHVCQLIGLGIGLLSNFITGWLARKTSLSFLLGLAMAVFAASLITLPLLRTPGQAYTQAVVHAFSGGAIVVLFYMIWVHSFGPKYVGEIQGAVQWMTVIASAFGPPVITEGRDLLGSYQAIIWLLSALAGALALAAFVTHVPVAKRGDWSVLDPMPTKGYGLSQEAN is encoded by the coding sequence ATGAAACAATCCAATCCCGATGCATCGCCCATCGCGGTCAATGAACCTTTGCCAGTTCCAGCGACACCCGGCGGCTATTTTTCTGCGATGATCGTGGTCTGCGCGGCTGCCCTGGTGATGGCGGCTACGATTCCCGGTCGTACGCAGGGTCTGGCGCTGATTACGAATCGCCTGCTCTCCGATTTTCCGCAGCTGACCGATGACCAGTTCTCGTGGATCAATTTTTGGGCCACGATCATCGGCGGTCTCTTTTGCGTCCCGTGCGGCTGGCTGCTCGATCGCGTTGCTCCCAAGTACATTGTGCTGGCGACGATGGGAACGCTCGCGCTGGTGACAATCGGCATGTCGACGGCAACGGATGCTCGAACGCTCGGCATCTACATCACCCTCACTCGCGGGCTGGGGCAGAGCATGCTCTCGGTGGTCAGCATCACGCTGATGGCCAAGTGGTTTCGCAAGGACTCGTCGGTCGCCATGGGCAGCTATGCCGTTGTGATGACCATGCTGATGGTGGTGGGCTTTGGACTGCTGCAAGGCAAGGTCGTGACTGCAGGCTGGCGGCCCATGTGGGCCTCGCTCGGCTGGGCGCTACTCATGATGACGCCCATCGCGGCGCTGTTCAGTTGGCCAGTCACGGCGGGTCGTCAAGCTGCTGATGCCGCGGCAGTTCCCTCCGGCAGCGCGTCGCTGCGCAAGGCGCTGGGCACGAGTTGCTTCTGGGTCTTCTCGCTCAGCATCTCGCTGTTCGGACTGGTGAGTTCCGGAGTCTCGCTCTACCAAGTCAAAATCTTTGATTCGATTGGTCTCGACGAAAAAGTGTTTCACGTCTGCCAGTTGATTGGTCTCGGAATCGGCTTGCTCTCGAATTTCATCACCGGCTGGCTGGCACGGAAAACCTCCCTGTCGTTCCTGCTCGGACTGGCGATGGCGGTGTTCGCTGCGTCACTGATTACGTTGCCCCTCCTCCGTACTCCGGGCCAAGCCTACACGCAGGCCGTAGTGCATGCCTTTTCTGGCGGCGCGATTGTGGTGCTGTTTTACATGATTTGGGTCCATTCCTTCGGCCCGAAGTACGTGGGCGAAATCCAAGGGGCCGTGCAGTGGATGACTGTGATTGCCTCAGCCTTCGGGCCGCCCGTCATCACGGAAGGGCGCGACCTGCTGGGGAGTTATCAGGCGATCATCTGGCTGCTCAGCGCATTGGCCGGAGCACTTGCCTTGGCAGCGTTTGTCACTCACGTTCCGGTGGCGAAACGGGGTGACTGGTCGGTGCTCGATCCAATGCCGACCAAGGGCTATGGGCTGTCGCAGGAGGCGAATTGA
- a CDS encoding endonuclease/exonuclease/phosphatase family protein, translating into MSLNRREALQAGLLSAAVLADEHSCAQLLAANETKQQTLRVIAYNVYECTGWPKERAQGKKATALGQMPTRFAQELALYEPDIINFSESPGESVTKAIAEQLKMHHVRFPSGGKWPGTLLSRYEITESQNVPLGFERPKELFTRHWGRAVIKLPTGDLVVHSAHLNPFPESDVRLQEIPAMLKTMAADQKAGRSMLIIGDLNHQPTPPEYPLWQKAGWIDTFKQVGKGDGLTFRSDTPDKLLDYILAFGPIAKQIVEARPLFEGAFRVNNADENSFALSDHLPQLAVFDLK; encoded by the coding sequence ATGTCACTCAATCGTCGCGAGGCGCTGCAAGCCGGCCTGCTAAGCGCTGCAGTACTCGCGGATGAACACTCGTGCGCACAGCTCCTAGCAGCTAACGAGACGAAGCAGCAAACTCTTCGCGTCATTGCTTACAACGTGTACGAATGCACGGGTTGGCCGAAGGAACGAGCGCAGGGCAAGAAGGCGACGGCCCTGGGACAGATGCCCACGCGGTTCGCGCAAGAGTTGGCCCTGTATGAGCCCGACATCATCAACTTTTCGGAATCGCCGGGCGAGTCGGTGACGAAGGCGATCGCCGAGCAGTTGAAGATGCACCATGTTCGCTTTCCCAGTGGCGGCAAGTGGCCGGGGACATTGCTCAGCAGGTACGAGATTACCGAATCGCAAAATGTGCCGCTCGGTTTCGAACGGCCGAAGGAGCTGTTCACGCGGCATTGGGGGCGCGCGGTGATCAAATTACCAACCGGCGATCTCGTGGTTCACTCCGCGCACTTGAATCCATTTCCGGAGTCCGATGTTCGGCTGCAGGAAATTCCGGCGATGCTGAAAACAATGGCCGCCGACCAAAAGGCGGGCCGCTCGATGCTCATCATCGGCGATCTGAACCATCAACCCACGCCGCCGGAATATCCGCTGTGGCAGAAGGCGGGTTGGATCGACACCTTCAAACAAGTTGGCAAGGGAGATGGCCTGACCTTTCGCTCCGACACGCCTGACAAGTTGCTCGACTACATCCTGGCCTTCGGGCCCATCGCCAAGCAGATCGTCGAAGCGCGGCCGCTGTTTGAAGGAGCATTCCGCGTGAACAACGCCGATGAAAACTCCTTCGCCCTCAGCGATCACTTGCCGCAATTGGCGGTGTTTGATTTGAAATAA
- a CDS encoding DUF6933 domain-containing protein, with translation MIFRVTVKLGDKLAVAPTQVLPLAENRFADWSAHLFTAERKQYLIVANTKSLYSVLMPARGITNDQLFVERFLECLQADLENDEVGQIFQRILQPNCGQCHFSKPLNPAVTTSLNDLVLRAKLG, from the coding sequence ATGATCTTTCGCGTTACTGTAAAACTGGGCGATAAGCTGGCCGTGGCACCTACCCAAGTGCTGCCCTTAGCTGAGAATCGATTTGCCGATTGGTCGGCGCATCTGTTCACTGCGGAGCGAAAGCAGTACCTGATTGTCGCGAACACGAAATCGCTCTATTCAGTTTTGATGCCTGCGCGAGGCATCACCAACGATCAGCTATTCGTCGAGCGGTTCCTCGAATGCTTGCAGGCAGATCTCGAAAACGACGAAGTTGGCCAGATTTTCCAGCGGATACTCCAGCCAAACTGCGGGCAATGCCACTTCTCGAAGCCCTTGAATCCTGCGGTCACCACCTCGTTGAATGATTTAGTTCTCCGAGCCAAACTTGGTTAA
- a CDS encoding ArnT family glycosyltransferase — translation MSPIAKFAATRLSWQTARRAIVTGLLALHFAVAVGSISNKSITYDEIAHVTAGCAYWQYNDYRLQPENGNLPQRWCALPIVLTGRANLPNVDHAGWKTADVWTLGDAFLFRLGNDARQIIFLGRCFAALWGVGICLIVYCWSRSLFGDAGGLLSLVSCAWCPTLLANAPLMTSDACLTFFLTWCVWLVWQLLHEVTRTRVALASLAIGGLFLAKLSAVLILPIAAILVVARCFQAMPLAVGTGPNQRLLTKFADKAKAIAGVTGVCTLVAFVVVWIAYGARYDAFNPSQLPSGSYYKLKSLETATKFIPPRPRSIIQTLAAHEVLPEPYLYGAAFVVAHRERYSFFQGEYSLKGWKSFFPFCLLVKTPLPMFGLLALAMAALLLKKPPVTTAATESQRLADPNCQPANWAYRLLPVLVLLGVYWVVSLWSSLNIGHRHLLPTYPAMHILVGAAALWLTRPVGKFLVWSLVAWLGIESALVFPHYLAYFNPLVDRQAAHQHLVDSSLDWGQDLPGLQQWLSTHNAAGETQQPVYLAYFGTGSPKYYGIQGRALNRIGRSDIDYLPGIYCVSATTLQAIYEAQPGRWNHEYESRYQDLKQRLASDAEAKQEAPVTPETLGPTKANDKEQNKLSYSRYLRMLAYLRHRQPDDHVGHSILIFRLTEKDIHAALDGPPPELDDRPSLTRGAPQR, via the coding sequence ATGTCGCCCATCGCAAAGTTTGCCGCCACTCGCTTGAGCTGGCAAACTGCGCGCCGAGCGATCGTGACCGGCCTGCTTGCGCTGCATTTCGCCGTGGCAGTGGGGAGCATCAGCAACAAGTCGATCACTTACGACGAGATTGCGCACGTCACGGCGGGCTGTGCGTACTGGCAATATAACGATTACCGCCTGCAACCCGAGAATGGCAACTTGCCGCAACGCTGGTGTGCGTTGCCCATTGTCTTGACCGGCCGCGCGAACTTGCCAAACGTAGATCATGCCGGCTGGAAAACGGCCGATGTCTGGACACTGGGCGATGCGTTTCTCTTTCGTTTGGGAAACGATGCGCGCCAGATCATTTTTCTAGGCCGATGCTTTGCCGCGCTCTGGGGCGTCGGCATTTGTTTGATTGTGTATTGTTGGTCGCGAAGTCTCTTCGGCGATGCCGGGGGACTGCTCTCGCTCGTCTCGTGCGCTTGGTGCCCGACCTTGCTGGCCAATGCCCCACTGATGACTTCGGACGCGTGCTTGACGTTTTTCCTCACCTGGTGCGTCTGGCTGGTGTGGCAGTTATTGCACGAAGTCACCAGAACCCGCGTGGCCCTCGCGAGCCTCGCGATCGGCGGACTCTTCCTGGCCAAACTATCAGCAGTCTTGATCCTGCCGATCGCGGCCATTCTGGTTGTAGCCCGCTGTTTTCAGGCAATGCCGCTGGCAGTGGGGACCGGACCCAACCAACGGCTGCTAACTAAGTTCGCCGATAAGGCAAAAGCGATTGCGGGCGTCACTGGCGTATGTACTCTCGTGGCCTTCGTCGTGGTTTGGATTGCTTACGGCGCTCGTTACGACGCTTTCAATCCGAGCCAGTTACCCTCCGGCAGTTACTACAAGCTGAAATCACTAGAGACGGCCACGAAGTTCATTCCGCCCAGACCGCGAAGCATCATCCAAACCCTCGCCGCGCACGAAGTGCTGCCGGAGCCATATCTTTACGGCGCTGCGTTCGTTGTTGCTCATCGCGAGCGCTACTCGTTCTTTCAAGGTGAGTATTCGCTCAAAGGCTGGAAGAGCTTCTTTCCCTTTTGCCTGCTGGTGAAGACTCCGCTGCCGATGTTCGGGCTACTGGCGTTAGCGATGGCGGCACTCCTGCTCAAGAAGCCACCTGTTACAACTGCCGCTACCGAAAGCCAGCGACTGGCTGATCCGAATTGTCAGCCTGCCAACTGGGCCTATCGCTTGTTGCCGGTGCTGGTGTTGCTCGGCGTTTATTGGGTGGTTTCGCTTTGGAGTTCGCTCAACATTGGCCACCGTCATTTGCTGCCGACGTATCCGGCAATGCACATTCTGGTCGGCGCGGCTGCATTGTGGTTGACCAGGCCCGTCGGCAAGTTCCTGGTCTGGTCGCTGGTCGCCTGGCTGGGAATCGAAAGCGCGCTCGTATTTCCGCACTATCTGGCCTATTTCAATCCGCTGGTCGATCGTCAGGCTGCCCATCAACACCTGGTCGATAGTAGTCTCGATTGGGGGCAAGATCTGCCGGGCCTGCAACAGTGGCTATCAACGCATAACGCCGCCGGCGAAACGCAACAGCCGGTGTACCTTGCCTATTTCGGCACGGGAAGTCCCAAGTACTACGGCATTCAGGGCCGCGCGCTCAATCGCATCGGCAGGAGCGATATCGATTACCTCCCCGGCATCTACTGCGTGAGCGCAACCACGCTGCAAGCCATTTACGAAGCACAGCCCGGCCGCTGGAATCATGAATATGAAAGTCGCTACCAGGATTTGAAGCAACGCCTTGCGAGTGATGCCGAAGCGAAGCAAGAGGCACCCGTTACGCCTGAAACCCTTGGCCCGACCAAGGCCAACGACAAAGAACAAAACAAACTCAGCTACAGCCGCTACCTGCGAATGCTCGCGTACCTGCGGCACCGCCAGCCCGACGATCACGTCGGGCACTCCATTTTGATCTTTCGGCTTACGGAAAAAGACATTCATGCGGCGCTCGACGGGCCTCCGCCCGAACTCGACGATCGCCCCTCGCTTACTCGCGGAGCACCCCAGCGATGA
- a CDS encoding arsenate reductase/protein-tyrosine-phosphatase family protein, which yields MKLLFLCTGNYYRSRYAEILFNAQAERLGLPWRAESRGLALDPRNPGPMSRHTMAALREEAIQFEEHLRLPLPVTAGDFAAADKVVAVKEAEHRQLIESQFAEWLPRVEFWHVHDVDYCGPEEALPHLQREVASLVERLRSDQT from the coding sequence TTGAAGCTGCTATTTCTGTGTACGGGCAACTACTACCGCAGTCGCTATGCCGAGATTCTGTTCAATGCTCAGGCCGAGAGACTGGGACTTCCCTGGCGAGCGGAGTCGCGCGGGCTGGCACTTGATCCGCGGAATCCGGGGCCAATGTCACGGCACACGATGGCTGCCCTACGCGAGGAGGCTATTCAGTTCGAGGAGCATTTGCGTTTGCCTTTGCCAGTAACCGCGGGCGACTTTGCCGCTGCCGATAAAGTAGTGGCCGTGAAGGAAGCCGAACATCGCCAACTGATCGAGAGTCAATTTGCCGAATGGCTGCCGCGAGTCGAGTTCTGGCACGTACACGATGTTGACTACTGTGGTCCGGAAGAAGCGTTGCCGCACTTGCAGCGCGAAGTCGCTTCGCTCGTCGAAAGACTGCGCAGTGACCAGACCTAG
- a CDS encoding Gfo/Idh/MocA family oxidoreductase codes for MRLALLGSDDELKALLRELPADSGHTIVAAYDADERRLPLNALLPSVERSDNWESLLVRDDIDWVIAASPRNLHMAADGLDPQVRRVDQLKKLAQAGVNLLVSHPAADLLDGYEIEMLRREGKGLISVWFPGLYLPVWHELSSNLRDKSADVEQVIWSREVPIRSRPNVLAALARDCHLITTFVGNIRHVNALGGPPSGTPRDELNSSAWSRFSVQIETDRGITIRWEIARRDTKEADATADCRVQVQRAGDTAKFICNANSESADLTGLLRRLEHPDDKDSDLGWIIAASSLEAVAAIEKSLQRGRTIELSQVEQSEENNFKGVMASGGCVLLMMILFTVFVVSLVEGLQLPLRNWAVWRLWPLGLVIPLAIFLVMQFLQMVIEKPPAKSDEKKPV; via the coding sequence ATGCGACTGGCCCTGTTAGGTAGCGACGACGAGCTCAAGGCACTACTGCGGGAACTCCCTGCCGATTCCGGGCATACCATCGTCGCGGCCTATGACGCCGACGAGCGCCGCCTCCCCTTGAATGCCCTGCTGCCCAGCGTTGAGCGGAGCGACAACTGGGAATCGCTCCTCGTGCGCGACGACATCGATTGGGTCATCGCCGCCAGTCCTCGCAATTTGCACATGGCAGCCGATGGCCTCGATCCGCAAGTCCGCCGTGTCGATCAATTGAAGAAGCTCGCGCAGGCTGGCGTGAATCTTCTCGTCTCGCATCCAGCTGCTGACCTGCTCGATGGCTACGAAATCGAAATGTTGCGGCGCGAGGGGAAAGGCTTGATTTCGGTCTGGTTCCCGGGTTTGTATCTGCCGGTGTGGCACGAATTGTCGAGTAACTTGCGGGATAAGAGTGCAGACGTAGAGCAAGTCATCTGGTCGAGAGAGGTTCCGATTCGAAGCAGGCCGAACGTGTTGGCCGCGCTCGCTCGCGATTGTCACTTGATTACGACCTTTGTGGGAAACATCAGGCATGTGAATGCGCTCGGTGGACCACCCTCAGGAACGCCCCGCGATGAACTCAATTCGTCGGCCTGGTCACGGTTCTCGGTGCAAATCGAAACTGACCGGGGCATCACCATCCGCTGGGAAATAGCTCGCCGCGATACCAAGGAAGCCGATGCCACCGCGGATTGCCGCGTGCAAGTTCAACGGGCAGGCGATACGGCTAAGTTCATCTGTAACGCGAACAGCGAGTCCGCAGATCTGACTGGGTTATTGAGGCGACTGGAACACCCAGACGATAAGGATAGCGATCTTGGTTGGATCATTGCGGCCAGCAGCTTGGAAGCAGTGGCCGCGATAGAGAAAAGTCTGCAGCGGGGACGCACTATCGAGCTGTCGCAGGTTGAGCAATCGGAGGAGAACAACTTCAAAGGGGTCATGGCCAGTGGCGGCTGCGTGCTGTTGATGATGATTCTGTTTACCGTGTTCGTCGTCAGTCTGGTCGAAGGGCTGCAACTGCCGCTACGCAACTGGGCCGTCTGGCGACTGTGGCCGCTGGGGCTCGTCATTCCGCTCGCCATCTTTTTGGTGATGCAGTTTTTGCAAATGGTGATTGAGAAGCCGCCGGCAAAGAGCGACGAGAAAAAACCTGTCTAA